Below is a genomic region from Henckelia pumila isolate YLH828 chromosome 3, ASM3356847v2, whole genome shotgun sequence.
atatattagtaatatttttttatactcCTTTACTAATATATCTCTATTAACTACacattgaaaattgtgcaattattttttaatattaaataaggataaaataagaagtttgtataaaatttagggaaaattgcaaatttggtCCTGTatttttgtcactttgcgattttgatcctctatattttcatatttcagttttagtcttacgtgtttcgatttttgacaatttcgatcttttttattcaaaaattcttatgtcgaaaaaatgactaaaattgccaaaaaaaaaataaagatagcggacgacaacttgaaatatgaaaatataaaggactgaaacgcaaagtgacaaacatacatgaccaaaaaagtaatttttcctaaaatttactttttcaatgattttttcttaatatatatgaaaaaagAGCTATATAATCGAGATCGAGAGAGTATCATATAATATTATTCTCCATGTTCAGTATATTAATTTAGAGAATATATATTTGACATTAATTGACATATGATTATCAACTTCCAAATGCAAGAAACCAAAAACCCAATAGATAAGTAATTAAGCTAGTTACAAGGTCGGTGGCGGCTAGGCGGCGGCGACCACAGCAAACACGGGTATGTTTTTATGCACGGTCATCCCAATGCCATCCGTCATGTCCAAATCCTCCTCCTTCACCCCATCGGGCAACATGAAGTCAAATTTATGCAACAATTTGGCCAAAGCAAGTTCATCAAGATGTATGGCGAATGCGACACCAGGGCACCCTCTTCGGCCAGCACCAAATGGAGTAAACTCGAAATGAAACCCTCTGAAGTCGATGCTCGTTTCGAAGAACCTTTCCGGGTTGAACTCTTCGGGATCTTTCCACAGGGAAGGGTCTCTTCCGATCGTCCACGCGCTGATGAAAACTTGCGTGCCTGCTGCGACGTGGTACCCCAGTACGTTGGTGTCGACGGACGCCACTCGTGGGACGAGTAATGGGATTGGAGGGTGGAGCCTTAGGCTTTCTTTCATCACGGCTTTTAGATAATGCATGTTTTCTAAGTCATCTTCGGTGATGTCTTGTTTTGTTGAGGCTATTTGTCTTATTTCCTTTTGCAGTTTTTTCATGACTTTTGGATGTTTTAAGAGCTCAGCAAGCGTCCACTCTAAAAGGGTTTGTGATGTATCAGTTCCTCCAACAAACATGTCCTATCAATTCAAAGTAGTGCatgaatcaaataaacatacaaGTAATTATTAATTAAGCCAAAATTTCAATCATAAAACCTTCAAAACACCATTCATGCATGCAAAAAAGTTTTCAAAGTAGCTAGTGAATCAAATAGTTCCTCCAACAAACATATGTCCTAAAAATTGtgcaaaatcaaataaacaactaattattaattaaaccaAAAGTTCAGTGGGATCTATATATAAATTGATGTACGTACGTACCATAAGGAGAGCTTTCAAAGCTTCATCTTCTATAGGAGAGGTATTCTTGTTGTCTCTCTGAAATTCAAGCAATATTTCCACAAAGTTGGACCCCTCGTTCTTTTTCCCTTGCTCTTCCTCATCTCTATGATTCTTTATCACATTCACCAAAAACTCATCAAAATCCTTACACACATTATCAACTTTAGAATCAAAtccatttattttattgatcCATGCAAGCCAAGGGAAGTGATCCCCTATATTCGGGGTACCGATGACCTCCGTAGCCCGCCTAATAAACTCCTTAAACTGCCCATCTTTCCGGCCCAACACCACCCTGCACAACACATCATTGGTGAGCAATGAAAACATGGCACTAAAGTCTACAGCAGCGGATCCCGATTCCCTGATCCTTTCGATCATAGCAGAGGTTTCCTCTTCTCGCACGTGGCGAAAAGATTGAACCCTTTTGTTGCTAAGAAGATGAAGCACACATATGCTTCTCATCTGCCTCCAATATTCGCTATACGGGGCGAATGCCACATCCTTGGCTCCATAAACCATCTTCTCAGCGACTGCTATTTTCGGCCTGCTCGCGAAGATCAAGTCCTGGTTTTTCATGATCTCGCGTGCTGCGTCGGCCGAAGAGGCGACTAGCACCGGCGTGCTGCCGAAGTGAACCATAAGCAGCGGGCCGTAGCGTTTGGATAAGGAATGGAAGAAGCGGTGGGGGTGGGAGGTGACCTGGTGGAGGTTACCGATAATCGGAAGCTTTCTTGGCGATGGTGGTAGCGTTTTTCGGGGCTTTGAAGCTGTGTTATATCTCCATTTGTAGAGGAATATGATGAAGAAAATGGTGGAGAAAAGAGGGACTATCAAAGAGGAGAAATAGATCACCATTTTCTTGTGTTCTTAGTTGcatataataacaatatcaactGATATCAACATTATATAGTAATATTCCAAAGAAGGGAAACGAAGGATGCTAATTATCGGTCATTCCGGTGCCATGTTAGCATTCCGAAGGATGTAAATGAACCGAATAGTTCGCGAGCTATTCAGAGCTCGGCTCGTTAAAAGCTTGTTCGAGCTCGTTTAATGAGACTCGTTAAGACATACGAACCAAGCTcgagctttacaatattcggctcgttagctcgtgaacatgcTCGTGAACaggctcgttagctcgtgaacaggctcgttaacaagctcgtaagccatctcttagacgaaaaaataatattattgatatttaatttataaatttaaactttacttatgaaaaatattgaaaaatttataaaaatttattagaataaaattacaaattttaataataatattatatttttttcaaatatataatttagtttttaattaatttaatgaatatttaaatttatagtttaaatatattaagttcgtttaggctcgataaaagctcgaataagctcgtgagtcatgaatatattcgttaaataagtTTGGGCTCGGCTCGGTTATAAATGAATCGAGCTTGAACATTCAAAAGTTCGGCTCGTATACATCCCTGGACACACTAGaactaaaaacaaaataaattaaagttacTGCTAAAAAGCAAcaggatttttattttttatttttttttagctaGTAACTTGTTTTTTTTAGCTTTAATTTGTTCATATTCCGGAATATTCAATTTTTGCGAGAAAACACTGATTAGGTGGTGGTTAAAGTAATTTCGGTGTCACAATATATAGTTGAGTTTTCTGGGATGGAATGCATAAAACTTGTaatgtttgttttatttttttgaattttttttattaaattgttGGTCATGTCAGTTTTAGtcattgtttaattaattgttttccGACTAAAATTGAACATTTCAGTGTTAGATTAaccaaaaataatcaaaatctaGAAGTTTTTGTACTAagacaaaaatttgaaaaattagtgAATCAAaacgaaattaaaaaaaaaagacaagttACTTGACCGAAAGTTATTTTCCAAAagaaaatttgaatattatttaggaAAAAACTACAATTTTGGTCttttatgtttgtcattttgtgattttgattctctatgttttcatatttcagttttggtcctgcatgttttgatttttgacaattttagtcttatttatttgaaaatgcTTATGTGACACTATatacgtcagctccacatcagcgccacatcagaaaaggactaaaattgccaaaaaaaagaTAGtggactaaaaaaataatttttcctatTATTTAGTGGatcaaaacacaaaataaaataatttaatctaacaaaaaattattttttattttaaaaataaggtaAAACTATGTCACATGAAAAGGGGAAAAAggaaattaaaaagaaaaaaagattgtGTATTATCGTATACccaaaaaataaaagagtttggTATACGTCCAAATAATTAAagcgatatatatatatatatatatatatatatatatatatattcctaaaacataaataaaataaatttatgtaAGATATATCAACATATTGCTTGGCTCCCAATCCATGTAGGGATGTCAATGAGTCGGATATGGATAGGATGTCATGTCTTCATCACCATACCTATTTATTAAATTCATCCCCATACTCATACCCATACCTATCGGGTATTCAATTTCATCACATCCCCATACCCGTCGGAGGATCAGATATCCATATCACCTACCCATCCCCATTTATCGTATGTACCTCatgcaaataattttttttcaaatttgaattattttgataaaactaTGCTTATTTAATTTACCAGATTTTTATACCAAATTTTCAAAAGAACaataagaaaaaaatgaaagataaaacaaaatcaGTAACCTAAGAATTATAtaagaaataacaaaatattataaataatttatttcaacATCATTATCCACAAATAACAGTAGGTTTatactaataatttttattgtttcatccaACCAACATAATTTaacaaaaaacaaattaaattagcatttctttaatataaattaataggtatatatatatatatatatttaatcgaATATCGGGTTGGGTATGAGAAGGATGTTATTGCATCCGCATTCATCCTCATATACGAGATCCCCATACTCATTTACCTATTTATTTAATCGGGTCCAAAAAACGCCTTCATACCCTGTTCCATTCGGATATCGGATTCTACATCGAGTTCAAAGTAAATTGTCATCCCTACGTCCATGGATCTTAGCACACAATTTTCATGGAATATTTCATACAAAGAACGTCAAAAGCTAGCTAGCTCACATATGGTCTTGTATCTAATAGACAAATTCAAATCAACATCCAAAtccaaattcaaatccaatcttctAACTTTTTTATTTCGAgagaataataattttttatttgtttaaatatcaAAAGTCATCAactatattaaatttaaatcctTCTATCATTTATATTCAAAGTTGTGAAATTAATTTTAGCAATTTTAGAAGACGACTCCTCTCACTTCCGTACCTGGAAGGATTTATTGACaatagttattattattttaaaataatgttatTTGTTCCCATTTATTTGGCTTAGATcccgtttggatttggtagataatttttttttaaaaaatgttttttttgctATAATTTTTGGCATTTGAAAAAACTataattttgactttaaaaacacttttttaagcaCTTATTTGGTTATCCAAACACATTATTAGCTGAGaaagcacttttttttttttaaaaaaaatgcttttttgACCTAGCGTTTGAAACCAAACAGGGCCTTAATCAATTAGTCAATCGTTAACGTTGCTCATTTTCCGTATTTGCGAGCTAGCCTATTTGTGCATTCTCTGCCttacatttattattattaaattaagtATTTGCGGATAGAAAATCTTTTAAGGCTCAGTTTGATACGGgtgataagataaataatatatagataagtaatgtaatgtaataaaaaataaataagaaaggatagtgaatatttgatttgatttgattgatatattatagtttatttgatttgattgattaaattttatataaaaaatggtAAATTACCATATTatcattttaataataaaaatatataaataatattatttatgaggggtaatatagtaatttcaattcaatgatttgattgatgtaagataaataattaatgatttgattgatgtaaaattataattaatagatggataaataatatgatgaaaaaaACGTGTGATTAGACAAGATAATTTTATACATAGATTATTAATAACGGTACCAAACGGAGCCTAAGACTATTGAATCCATGAAAACGTTATTatctaaattaaataatcattaATGAAGCGTGCGAAAATAATAACAACGCTCAATTGCAATCAAAAGTCAACTTTCACAATCCTCTAATATCCTTAAGccacttttgaaaaattatattaaatttgtGGATATACAAACCTGTTAGAATATTGAATCCATGAAAACGTTATTatctaaattaaataatcaaaagTCAACTTTCACAATCCTATATCCTTAAGCcacttttgaaaaataaataaatttgtcgATTACTTGTAACACATCCGATACCAAAATTTACATTTGGAACTGGTGAGTGGTGATGGTTCCATGCAGAGAAATTGTTGTACTTCCTCTTTCGaaacaaaaattataaataaatttttcgaCAATATCAAGGACGTTACTAGTACTGTCTTTTATTaactatatatttattattagaGATATGAAGGTTATGCATGCGAGAACttgttgattattgaaatatgaTTATTCTAAAATTAGAAAATATAATGTCATATGTCTGAAcataatatatatcatttttggGATCCTggtaatatttttatgttgacgGGAGAACATCATGATGTTTCATTAATATCTcttactatatatataataaatgatGAGATGCTCATAGTAACTGTATTTGGTATTTTAATGTAAACGTCCTAAAATGCCCCTAATTATACtaattgaaatttttaaaaaaaaaaaaccaaaacaagaagaataaaaaaaaataatatttcattcCCACTATCCCATTTTTTAAACCTCTTTCTTATGTTCATCACTACTActttaaaaacataaaacatttcatgtcttttatcttttttcactcaaaatttTCTTTCAATTATTGTATTTTATGTAATTTTCACACACAAACGTGTGTGTTTTTTTGCTAGTTTCTTATAATGGaccaataatatcatatataataAGCTTCCTCAATCATGTATTATTTCAGTATATTTTTATAGTACCAATATATTTGTCACCACTAGAAAATTGCACGTTCAATGCACGTGACAtgttataataattttattagttGATTGCTTagcttttttttaattaagtgttatatATTTTACTATCAATTTCAAACTTTGGTTATAATGATTTGATCTCTAATTAGTTATTGAAGTGAGAACATTATGTCTTTAATTTTTTCTCTTTACGATCGATTTGTGGTATCTAATCGATACTTTTATGTTTTATACCttggatttaatttatttttttaattaatgactttaaaacaataacatatgtACGTATATTTGTCgagaaatgtaaaaaaatacaTTGATTTTTTATAAACCGTAAGATTGAGCgtttgtattttattaaaaactatatatagtttatatataattgtgcaattcaaatattttaatacgTGTAACATTTCAAACACTACATTGTGATTGTTTTACAtagcaaaaaaataattattgtacCCAATAATCTCCTTCCCAATAATTATGCTCGCAATCAATGTGAATCGAAGTCATGACCTTCACTTTGATACATATTGTATGGCCGAATGCTTATTTCATTTTCAATAATTATAGTCATTGGTAATAACACTAATCCAATATTTTTAACTATGTTGTATCTCAAACATCATGTTTCGATTGTTCTTCTCAGTATGAATAGTTATTGCACTTCAACAAAAGTAATAtctgttaaataataattttacttCTATTGATTTATAAGTTAAAACAGTAATTTATTTGAAAGTtaaaacaataatttatttaaaaaaaataatttttttagttccATTAACACATCACATTTTGACTTTTAGTCAATTGATTTGTCAAATTTAAGTTTTaatacactaacttttaattttgacTATTTTTAATCCAATTGTTGACGTGACATCTAATAAGtcaataaatttttaagttgcatCATTATTATAATGCTCATGTCAGTATTTTTCGATGCAAAATAAAGTATTTTCCAGTGTCACCACAACAATTAGGTATAAatagattaaaataaaatttagcatacaaaaaataaattttgaaaacttaGTGACCAAAacctaaaatttaaaaagatagtgaaaaataataataattttttaatttaaagtttTAGTTGAAGATAAAATTTAATCTTCTATGAATAAAGTGTAtctaaatcatatatattttttacgtCTGATAAAACATGATGTTTATATGACTTGCTTTGATTTTCAAGTTTTTTACTCATGCATAATACATTCACAATTTTGTGTATATTTTTTAGCGTATTGAATAACTTTGTTTCGTTAGCtttgaaaatcaaatttaatatacgtacattgaataatatttagcatataaaataattaatgtcctaacaaaaatacaatacaaaataaatttttctaacataAACTCTTATGTTAAAGTATTAGCAAATTTAtgccaaaaaattaatttattcatacaattatttatttaattaatgataaacataattatttcataattttgtcataatcttattttaaaatcaaaaatattaatatgtaaatgtcttttttttttttgtctttttttttttcctttttctgaaaaatcatatacatataatatGCAATAATCAAGGTaaactttttttatttcttcaaatattgcaatattttttttcagtaaACTATCATAGTTAGATTACATAGTAATCACCATtagttttataatattattcCTACAATCtaaaataccaaaaattttaGTTAGATTactgaattaaaaaaaaataaatgaattaaaacgaattgattgaataaaatatgagaaTATCTTTCATTTATATGTGAAATATAGTCTcaattatttatgatttgatTTACTTGTCTTGAACCAGATGACTAAATTAAtgattcaatttatttttttcgcgAAACTATAATGACcaaaatattatgttaaaaaGTTTAGAAGACTAAAACATAGCGATGATGATAAATGTCGAAAGTAAGttgtaaaattaatatatattttttagattaaaatagctttcaattaataaaaGTTTAACTTtagaacatgaattaaatattaataattaattcacataaataaataaatagacatAAATTTAATAATCATTGAAAAAGCTACAAAATGACATAAAATAACCTTGAGAATGACAAGAAGTTAGTCattaaatgaataaaataaatacaaaactgtaaattcataaataaataaccaattttatatagataaatattatattataatgtaGTTCAAACATCAACATGAAAGTtggttataattatatattttctaattTGGACAAAAAAATATCAGTGTTGATTACACTTTTAGTTCaacactaaaatatttttaatcccaaattttttttaaaggattaCATAGTTAGTTATCACCATTATTTTTGTAGTCCCCCTTCTTAAAAAATGGAATTCCAAAGATTTTTGTTAGCTTACCAAATGCAAAAAATAAACTAATTGATTGAATCAAAGAGGGTAATACATTTCTAATACAAGTGAAATAAAATCTCGATTtatgatatgattttatttactttGAACAAGTCGATAAAAGTTAATAACTCGattgaaattttttgttttctaaaagtttaatactaaattatgttaaaaatttaaaagactAAAAACATAGCGATGAAGAAAAAACTTGAAAGTAaggtaaaaaaataatttttttagatttatagacaaataaaaaatatagctTTCAATTGATAAAACTTTCGTTtcgaacatgaattaaatattagcaATTAATTTTATCTACAATAAATACATAGatatatacaaataaaataCTCATTGAACAAAACTATATAATGATTAAAAAACTTcaaaaaccttaaaaatgacaaaactaattattaaattcataaataaagTGCTActtttatatagatatatatatatatatatatagatatagatatagatatagataaattttcagttatatatatatatatattattattattattattattattattattattattaataataataataagtattATACTATAGTTCAAACATCAACATGAATATTTGTTTACCTTCGATTCGATAAAAAGTATAAATGTTGTTGATTACACTTTTAGTTTATCACTGAAATAGTTTTGGTCCCCAAAGTTTTCTAAGATATTACTTAGTTAtgcatcatttttaattttatagttATTCTTCCTAAAAACAGGAATACAAGAATTTTTAGTTAAATTACCAAATTCCAAAAAATAAACGAATTGATTGAATAAAGTATGAGATACGTTTCCTATATAAGTAAGAATACAATATCgatttatgattatgatatgattCTACTTGTTTTGAATCAGatgattaaaattaatgatttgatttaatttgttattt
It encodes:
- the LOC140892384 gene encoding cytochrome P450 71A6-like produces the protein MVHFGSTPVLVASSADAAREIMKNQDLIFASRPKIAVAEKMVYGAKDVAFAPYSEYWRQMRSICVLHLLSNKRVQSFRHVREEETSAMIERIRESGSAAVDFSAMFSLLTNDVLCRVVLGRKDGQFKEFIRRATEVIGTPNIGDHFPWLAWINKINGFDSKVDNVCKDFDEFLVNVIKNHRDEEEQGKKNEGSNFVEILLEFQRDNKNTSPIEDEALKALLMDMFVGGTDTSQTLLEWTLAELLKHPKVMKKLQKEIRQIASTKQDITEDDLENMHYLKAVMKESLRLHPPIPLLVPRVASVDTNVLGYHVAAGTQVFISAWTIGRDPSLWKDPEEFNPERFFETSIDFRGFHFEFTPFGAGRRGCPGVAFAIHLDELALAKLLHKFDFMLPDGVKEEDLDMTDGIGMTVHKNIPVFAVVAAA